The following coding sequences lie in one Miscanthus floridulus cultivar M001 chromosome 9, ASM1932011v1, whole genome shotgun sequence genomic window:
- the LOC136479422 gene encoding 60 kDa jasmonate-induced protein-like: MDAAHVLSHFPAWVHRLNPRMALAGLTVMVCECARMNPVNNFIARHWSKNMYVYNNEMDVFNYGRTSGELLTWKSKGYDNPCPISQLQDIYLVLKYRLYHPPHQGNVGGTCNPTRKSEVASDAYSSGNPTSQPDESSDASSSSGSENTSDSGSSQPWEADDAQGRGRPRVELLAMRANLEGIMVDLVLTGPCTSISAYGCFAIKIDIPAEATGSSKGDANGSIKWEWDCYDPEYADEVDKPPVTLTISSSGPGRNVEVTYAVMSNALEATMQVKMWCIGGNSSCSVYGNIIARIGDFKHRIILFRCTQGMSQRLSPTDMLVLQLSRSVLAVPCDWVLHIEVGLQIETYSNNREANPQHFNTVLDFANGMASRCHEVDGNVVEVNVTWYPDYVS; this comes from the exons ATGGATGCCGCGCACGTGTTGTCACACTTCCCAGCTTGGGTGCACAGATTGAACCCTAGGATGGCACTAGCAGGGCTGACGGTCATGGTCTGTGAGTGTGCAAGGATGAATCCTGTCAACAACTTCATTGCACGTCATTGGAGCAAAAACATGTATGTCTACAACAATGAGATGGACGTGTTCAATTATGGGAGGACTTCAGGCGAGCTGTTGACGTGGAAGAGTAAAGGATATGACAATCCATGCCCTATTTCACAGCTGCAGGACATTTACCTCGTGCTTAAATACCGTTTGTATCATCCACCTCATCAGGGCAATGTTGGCGGCACTTGCAACCCTACTAGAAAATCAGAGGTGGCTAGCGATGCCTACAGCAGCGGCAACCCTACTAGCCAACCTGACGAGTCCAGTGATGCAAGCAGCTCTAGTGGCTCTGAGAACACCAGTGACTCCGGCTCTAGCCAACCCTGGGAGGCTGACGACGCCCAGGGCCGTGGTCGGCCCCGGGTGGAGCTGTTGGCCATGCGTGCCAACCTTGAG GGAATAATGGTTGATTTGGTGCTGACTGGACCCTGCACAAGCATCTCGGCATACGGGTGCTTTGCCATCAAAATTGACATTCCAGCCGAAGCTACTGGTAGTAGCAAAGGCGATGCCAATGGTTCCATCAAATGGGAATGGGATTGCTATGACCCAGAGTATGCAGACGAAGTTGACAAACCACCTGTGACTCTCACCATAAGCTCTTCAGGCCCTGGCCGTAATGTTGAGGTCACCTATGCGGTGATGTCCAATGCCCTGGAGGCCACAATGCAGGTGAAGATGTGGTGCATAGGTGGTAACAGCTCTTGTAGCGTTTACGGTAATATCATCGCACGCATCGGTGACTTCAAACACCGGATCATCCTCTTTAGATGTACACAGGGGATGAGTCAGCGTCTGTCTCCTACTGACATGCTGGTGCTTCAGCTGTCACGGTCTGTCCTTGCGGTGCCATGTGATTGGGTGCTTCACATAGAGGTGGGCCTGCAGATTGAAACTTATTCCAACAACCGAGAGGCCAATCCACAGCATTTCAATACTGTTCTTGACTTCGCCAATGGAATGGCAAGTCGATGTCACGAAGTTGACGGCAATGTAGTTGAAGTAAACGTCACCTGGTACCCGGATTATGTTTCATAA